DNA sequence from the Armatimonadota bacterium genome:
TTCTGGCACTGTCCTTGCTGATGAGCGGACGGCTCCTGTGCATGGATAGCATCCAAGCGTGCGGAAGCGGCACATAACCATTTCTGGCTTTTCGCCTGGGAGAAGGCGTGTGCGTTCGTAGACTGGGATAAGGCGGTTCTCCCTTACAACAACTGGCTGTTCTTTTGCAAAGTACATTGGCACAACAGGGATTCCTTCGGTATAGATGTAAAGCCAGATATCAAGTTCAGTCCAGTTAGAGAGCGGAAATACTCGAATGCTTTCACCCTTTTTGATGCGTCCGTTGTAGATATTCCAAAGTTCGGGTCGCTGGTTTTTGGGGTCCCACTGGCCAAAAGAGTCGCGAAACGAGAATATGCGCTCCTTGGCGCGTGATTTTTCCTCATCCCGTCGTGCGCCTCCGAAAGCAGCATCAAATCCCCCTTCCTTAAGGGCGTTTAAAAGAGCCTGGGTTTTTAGTGCTGCACAGCACTTCACCGTGCCCCAGTCCCAGGGATCAGCTCCTTGTGCGATTGCTTCTTCATGGCGATATACAATCAGGTCGGCGCCGATTTCCTTGCAAAATGCATCGCGGAATTCATACATTTCAGGAAACTTCATGCCCGTGTCGACATGGAGCAAAGGAAAGGGTATGCGACCGGGGTAAAACGCCTTTTGCGCTAGACGGACCATGCACGAGGAGTCCTTGCCGACTGAGTAGAGCATCACGGGCCGCTCGAATTCGGCAACGACTTCGCGGATTATGTGTATGCTTTCAGCTTCTAGGGCTTTGAGATTTGATAGGCGATACCGTTCCATAGCAGAGGATATATTATGGGAGAGAAATCAAATAACCTGCTTGTTTTTCTGCGAAGACTAAATTTAATTTTTCGCGAAGTGGTTGGTGGTGAAACTGAAATCCTTAGACTACTATCAAGGTTTATTCGGATTTAAATTAACCAAAGAAGATTATTCAGCCAATGAATGACAAAAATAAAAAGGCACGCCTCGTCTCAGACCTCGAAGTGCTTGCCCTTGCAGAAGCTCTGGGGTGTTCTCCTTGCTGGCTTCACACCGGCGATGGCTCCCCGACCGCCTGACGCAGATGGTTTTCCCCGCTGCACCACGACCTCGTTTGAAGGAATCAAGTATGGCCGCGTCGAAACTGCCATGTGGGACAGCTATGGGTGAGCGTTTCCCACCATTGCGCTCACATTCTTGAAGTGAGCTGGCAGGGCTGAGTGACGGTAATTGTCACCCGGTCTTGTTCACCCCCCGTGACCTCAGTCTCGAAAGCAGTAACGCCTGGGAGGTAGTGGGCGTTCATATGCGTCGCGATGTGCCTGGCACTTTCAGGCACGGGTATTTTCACGGAGAACAAGGTGAATGCGGGATGATTCCTCCGAAAGCGGAAGATATACTACACGGTGATTTCTGGCCAGAGCCGGTCCGCGTTCTGAAAGTCCAGGAGATCGGCGACCGAACGAAGATCGAGGCCGTCGGCGTGAACACAGGCCACTTCTACTCGAACATCTTCAGTCCGGCGGACCTATCCGGCGTTGAGGTCAGAAGCGAAACCGGTCGTGACTTTGGCGGCAACGGTGAAGCCTTTTTCCTGGCGATGGAGGCGCATCGCATCCGATACGCCCAGCAGTTTGACCCGATCTTCGCCGTAAACGTTTCTCAAGTAGACCCGCTACCGCATCAGATCGAGGCCGTGTATCATTTCATCCTGCGCAATCCGCGTATCAGGTTTCTCCTCGCGGATGACCCCGGCGCTGGCAAGACCATCATGACTGGCCTGCTGCTCAAGGAGTTGAAGTATCGCGGTGTTGTCCGCAGGTGTTTGATCGTTGTTCCCGGACACCTGAAGGAGCAGTGGCTTCGAGAGATGAAAGAGCGGTTTGGCGAAACCTTCACTCTCATAGATCGGGCCGTGGTGAACGCCAATTGGGGGCGAAATGTCTGGCAGGAGATTCCCCAAGTCATTACCTCTATGGACTTCGCAAAGCAGGACGACATGATGGCGAGTCTGGGCGAAGCCCGGTGGGACCTGGTCGTCGTAGATGAGGCACACAAGATGGCGGCCTACCGGTATGGCGAAAAGCTGGATCGCACGGAGCGGTACAAGTTTGGCGAACTTCTCTCCCGCACGAGTGACTTCCTTCTCTTCCTGACAGCCACACCACACCGAGGCGACCCTGAGAACTTCCGCTTGTTTCTTGACCTTTTGGAGCCCGGGATGTTCTCTAACACCGAGCTCCTACTAGAGTCCGTCAGTAGCCATGATAACCCGCTCTTCCTACGCAGGCTGAAGGAAGACCTAAAGGATTTCGAGGGTAGACCGCTATTCCCCCCGCGTCATGTGATTACAAAGGCTTACCGTTTGAATGACGATGAAAAGCGCCTCTACAACGCTGTCACTTCCTATGTAGAGGAATCATACAATAGGGCTCTGTCCACCGAGAAGCGGAATGTGGCTTTTGCTCTCCTAATTCTCCAGCGCCGTATGGCGTCCAGCGTGCGGGCCGTACGCCGATCTCTCGAACGCCGCAAAGAGCGCCTGGAGGAGCTTCTGAACCTTGGACGGTGGCTTGCTCAGCAAGACACTGTGGACGAGGAGGCTCTAGAAGATGCACCCGAAGCCGAGCGCATGCGTCGGGAAGAGGAACTGGTGGAGCGACTCACTGCCGCAGAGACTCGCGAGGAGCTTCAGGAGGAGATAGGCACTTTGGCCGACCTGATACGCCTCGCCCGCGACGCCGAGAAGCAGGAGATAGAGACCAAGCTGGCGGAGCTTCGCCAGGTCAT
Encoded proteins:
- the cysD gene encoding sulfate adenylyltransferase subunit CysD yields the protein MERYRLSNLKALEAESIHIIREVVAEFERPVMLYSVGKDSSCMVRLAQKAFYPGRIPFPLLHVDTGMKFPEMYEFRDAFCKEIGADLIVYRHEEAIAQGADPWDWGTVKCCAALKTQALLNALKEGGFDAAFGGARRDEEKSRAKERIFSFRDSFGQWDPKNQRPELWNIYNGRIKKGESIRVFPLSNWTELDIWLYIYTEGIPVVPMYFAKEQPVVVRENRLIPVYERTRLLPGEKPEMVMCRFRTLGCYPCTGAVRSSARTVPEIIEEMMLVRHSERITRLIDHDQDSSMEQKKREGYF